From the Bombus huntii isolate Logan2020A chromosome 4, iyBomHunt1.1, whole genome shotgun sequence genome, the window ctatcgtttcgcacttttcatttcttttataatgtagccctaaatctctagtccggtacaaatatttcaatattcgcaaggcatatttaaaatgtgtctcgttacaacaatcttgaaatctactcagataattcacactataacttatatcgggtctggtatttacactaatatacagcaatgcgccaattaaattcttgtatccaatgtcctctctatttatctcagctttttcaatttttaagttggtctccataggtgtacagtacaatttgctattatgtaatttatatttgtttgctaatgattctatgtatttcttttggcttaatctcatttcatttttttaaataatcatactctatatttattccaagatattcttttacttcacctaaatctttcatttcaaatttatcagttaataattttttttacactttgtatcttccctttgtttttactacaaatcaacaaatcgtctgcgtatattaacaaataaacaacattttctccctctccataagtatataggcacagctctatattgttctttttaaaacctaatctcgtcacatacttatcaaaacactcataccagtccctcggactttcttttaacccataaagcgctttcgataatttacaaactctattcgttccgtccgcatatccctttggttgatttacatatacctccgagcttacttcaccatttaaaaaggcagtttctacatccatttgctcaattattaatccattttgacaacaatatgatagcaatatcttaaaggtctgattactcgccactggagaatatatgtcatcggctacgtttctttgttgaaatccccttaccactaatctagccttatacctgtcctctgattttttcgtgtaaacccattttacatctaatacttctttgccttttaccctttctaccaatttccaagttttattcttatagagacattctatttccttatccatagcctgtttccaaacttcattattttcgcaacaaatcgcctcctcaaatgtacGAGGGATATctactttacaataatttgcatgcatctcgtaaatattttccttttctggataccttactggagttttcttaatacatgtagatctcctaggagtgtttgagctttcaatactactattattttcatctttcctaccttctaactcttccttatccataccaaccaatgaatagttatcttcgctatcatttctatctgcctctaatgaattttcctcaaaaccgatacatttagtgtctgtctctatgacctctacatgtctagctattgttattttcccacctaataagactctgtatcctacttcactatatcctaatagaattcccatatctgccttcttgtcccatttggaaactcttttttgttctggccttcttacaaaaactttacttccatatagatgtagatttttaacacttggttttttcccgaagaatatttcaaaaggtgtctttctttctatagtattcgctaatattcgatttttcaagtatgccgctgtacaaactatttccggccagtaccttttatgtactttcgcttccgctaacaagcaacgcgccatgtccatcactgttcttgagtttccatgctcgcccgtgccggttgttgattgacgatgaaagtttccacgtcctctgctcgtattgcctttgttccctcttcctctgtttcgaccacgtgttggcccatgccaatagccgttactgcttcccgcttggacgccattttgacactctctcgcaaagtgtcctaatcttccacatctgaagcatccttccttttttgcagaaaaggcgttggtttgcctttctcctcgattggatttatttttcttctctgctatctctattttatttttttacatacgctaccgtttgatcctcttctttcaatgcgtctattatgtccgctatgtagctgtattcttcgggtaacgtattcagcatgtaattcagcttttccctctcacttacttgtgcgcccgcactttttaattcattgattaatttctcaaaatcgttaaagaatgatgctgaatcactgtagttctccagtcttatgttttccaatctccttctgcatacgatctgcagtgccgtcgactctttcaagtacatttcatcgaacctttttattatatcatacgccgtttttccttccctaacatactccaattgtctgttcgatattgcactataaattatattaatcgccttcaaatcctttttgtcccagtcttcatcgtctctttcgttcttcattctagttgtaacaacctcgcattccttatatttgagaaacatcgtgattctttgcttccacattccataatcctcaccatcgaatataggtatcatgatttccgatctctccattttaattgattcttctttttcttcttttcttactcaagcgttcctacgtgctcgaagtatattttttcctctgaaagtttttttttctttactgaaaactcactcgcaagatcgtaaccacgcactaaatatcttgcaaaactagtaaccacgctctgctaccatgttaacgaaattcgaggatttgggaatacaaattatttactatatttcccacacaacagttatacatctatattactctctgaagaacgtcttgcacgcacgctggtcgccaaccgactatcctagatccttctaacatctggcaacagtcttttgtctccactaagaccttgacgccctctaacccttacacacacactctcatgtacagtgtaaatgtatcacttccctaacaggTCGAGATGTTGgtgacaacgaattcaggttcgataacgaatccacggtccacgggaTGACGAGTGCAAACGTAATACACGATTCGGATAACTCTCTCGATACCTCAATCAGCAATTCTCCCAACGACTAAttaactaactaactaactaactcgTAATCCAAATGAAACTGACCTTATATAGTCCTTATCCCACCCCTTGGGTCAATCTCTGTTTTTGAGGAGAGCTGCACGACTATTTCCTACTTCCGTTATTACAcgtccctcccgtgaccgtgggTACGTTCGGTGACCCATTatgtcacctcgagcccaaACCCATCGTCAATTGTTCCCGCGCAActatttcttcgtttattaTCGTCGTTGTCGTAAACGTTTTCCGAACATTCCAAAGAAAGGtcccgatgtcctttcatcttcgacatatatattaaagttaaactttttttttttatttattaaaatttacaatcaattctcgtattgagaattttcagtaattttttctggcgtggcgcagtgacatggctaattatttatatgtcggagaagcGTCAGGAATAGGGTTGTGGACGTTTGCTAGATCTTCATTGGAATTGGCCATCGCTGTGTTATAACGAAGATACGGCCTGATACTACGAGTATGGACACTACCGATTCGACGATCAACAGCGGCGATTAGGCACTCGCGATACTAGTGATAatggtcttaggttcgataacgaatccacggtcaacgggaggATAGATATACTTGCTCCAACTCAAACGTGTACTGATCGTAAGGCGCTATTCCCTTCCTCGAACGACGCCACCGAGGAAAACTATGGTGGAATGTGTCTATGTGCACGAGATCCTCGGACAGACGTCGCTGTTGATTGATCGATTTGGGACAAAAGCTGCCTGTCCGTTTGTACAAATCTTAATTACCGGAAAACCCAGGTTTTATAGCGGGTCCTCGGGCTTACTGGACTTGTGCTGTGTACGTGCCTCACCATCAGGTATTCATTGTCCGAATTGTCTCTATTGGTATTTCTTTCTATtggtatttcttttaatgaggGTCATACTATAACTCCACACCTTTGTTAGGCGAAGcgcccgtcccgttgaccgcggctacgttcggctaCTGAgggtcgccttgagcccaagtttattatcacaaatcgcaaacaaatacaattgggcCGAATGGcggcaaattgtttaattacggcTGTAagctttaattacaattttacggattttcccgaagttccagagagaaggctccggtgtcctttcatctccgacatatatattgcAAAAAAGATCGTATGCGGAAAATGCACAAACAACATTCGGTATATTTGCAAAAAATGTGCTCAATAGATATGATTACCGTGTACCGTTAATGTTATTGTTACTTTTTTTAgtgataatttaaaaaaagactttttatttattaataatttatttaaatgcgaAGCCTAATATCGTTCCTTTCAGacttaatttgaataaatcgaTTTTTTTAGAGAAAAATGCGTATTTTCGTTCACCCGTCAATTTGACGGGTCCCGTAGAGATAGGTATACTACATACAGATTTCAAAAATTAGAAAGcctagaaaaaaataattttgtgtataaattctttaaatgaaatgattaatttacgATGCAAAATGGTTAAAATTGGTGCTATGGTTTTTGAGATATTTCATTACCTGAATGACCAATAATCCTAAGGAGTTTCTCGACTTGAAAGATATTTTGTGGCAATGTGGCAATTAAGAGCCCTGTTAAGGGTCTTGTTAATGGCCTTGTTAAGGGTCTTGACGGTAAAGTAAAAGTGCTAAATTTTATGACAATTGCTTAGGCTTATCGAGGGAATCGAGGGATGGATTTTGGTATATGGTAAGGTGACGGAACGTAACAGTATAAGTAGGTGAAGTAAATCGTTCAATGGTACTGTAGCTAAGGTGAATAGGTTGTACCATGAAAGAAACGATTATCCTACGATCGTACGTTCTTAGCAGTCATTTAGAAGGACGGTATATAACTTGATATTTTCCTTAAACAAGTTGGGTCTCTTGTTCTTTGAGTTATAAACGTTTACCTTGGATGAACATTTTATGGCTAGATATTCGTGAGAAATATCTAATATCTCGTCGAACGAAGTTGATTTGTCATTTCGACGCGACACGATATTCCTTAGCTGTAGATATAGGTACGCAAAGCCGATATAAAAAATCGTTAGTAAGTGTTAATAACCAAGTATGTGTCTTATGTTGGCAGAGGGACAAAGAAAAGCGACTTTCGAAGAATACGAAGCTAAGAAGCACGAGTACGCGGAGAAAATCGCAACTCTCAAGCGAAGCGTCAAAGAACTCTACGTAGAATATGCAAACATACGGAACGTAATTATGGAATGCGACGATTAAAAAAACACTGATTAAGTAAATCGTTAtacatgtgtgtgtgtgtgtgtgtgtgtgtgttattTCAGAACGAGGGGAAATCAGAGGGCAAAGTAAGCCGCAAATCTTTGGCTTGTGAGAAAAAACGCAATTTAGATGAGACAATTACTAAAATGCAAGAGGACAATATACGCTTAAGAAAGAAGCACGATCTAATTAAGTACGAACGTAAGAAGGTGAGCAACGCGATATCAATCTCTTAAAGATTAGACTGGCGCGAATGTATCTTATATCCATAGAAGCGTAAATATTCCTTAGCGACAGCAGAGACTGCACTCGTTGCTGGATGAATATAGTAAATTAACGAGCAATAAGATGCAGAAGATATTTAAGGAGAAGATGGAGAATCCGTTGCGAAACGTGAGTTGGAACAATACAGATAAACATCGTCAGAGCATCCGTTAGAGTTACGTTTATATGATGACAGAAAATTGTTAAACTGGAAGTACGTTTGGAGCATATCAGGATGATGCAAATCAAAGCGAACATAGCACGAATGAAATATCGGTCGATGTGCTCCGATCTGAAACAGAAATCTGTGCTTTATGCGTCTTCGTTGAAAAGTCTGGAAGATGAAATAAAGGAGCAAGAGAATGAAACGAAACGTCTGGAGGCAAGGCGTCGTTTTAATTGTATCGAGATAATTCCTTTCTTTCGTAAGAcataatattacattatctATGCACAGAAAGCGAAAGAAGAAGCTATTACGTTAAAGGATAATATGCAGGAAACAttgataaaagaagaaatcgaGGTTACAAATTGTAGCAAAGAGCGTCATGCTGTTCTTGAAGAATACAGGTACGATCGATGAAAGTTGAGGTAAATCCGTGTAAAATCTGGTGAACaatgatgaaaaatattctagAGTAGAGTGCGAAGGCCGCTTATTCGTGCGCTAAAGTATCTTATTCGGACGCAATTCTTAGATTTAATCGGCATTTAATCGGCATTTAATCGGCATTTAATCGGCATTTAATCGGCATTTAATCGGCATTTAATCGGCAGTAAATTAAAGGAAAATGTATTACGACCAGGCAACGCGTGTTAGAGCGAAAAACGGAACTCGAGCGTTTGGAAAAGATGATATTCCATTCGCGTCCGCGAGATGATTTTGACACACGTGGAGAAAGCCATGTACAGCATGCGGAGGACATTACCAAGGACGAGGTGACACGACTCGAAGAGACGTTCGCCAAGCTGCGCAGTGCCACCGGAGTGTCCAGATCCGAAGACGTTGTGAACCGGTTTCTGGGTCAGCGAGCGACTAAGGATAATCTGCAGAAAATGCGGCTGGCCACGGAGCAAGAGAAAATGGCTTTAGAAAAGCAGAGACTGCAGCTTATCGACGAAATGGAAATGAGAAAGTTCTCTGAAACGAAGGACGCGGAACAGTGAGTTTCCACCTGTTTCTATATATTCGTCAAGGATATTGTGTATTGTACAGACACCGTGTATGTCAGAAATGCGGAAGAAACGGAGAAACTGAACCGTCGCATCGACCAACAGCGATCGCGCCGATTAAAAGCAGACGCGAGAAGGCAGAAGATGGAAGATCTATTGCAAGCAATTACCATGACATTGCGGAACGTGTGCGACAAATTTCGAGTGAGTAATTACAGCATCCTCTCGTAATATTTCACTATTTAACGAAACACCATGTTGTCTAATCTTTTGGTAAGAAAAGCTTTATCGATATAGAATTGAATTTCTGGAAATGTTCATTTCGCAACAGAGATGTTGCAAGTTTTTCATACTGCGAATCGTATAAATTAACGTGAGAAAATTCTGATGGCACTGTTTCAAGCCGCCaataattatcaataattATCCTATACTTGAAAGATTTTCAATTAACGTATATTCGTTCgtgaaacaaagaaatatgtCGATGAATTGACAGGCCGACAAAATGAAATCTCCTGTAAGCGGCTATGTGGTGTTAAAATGGTCGATGGAAATACCATGTAAATCCCTAATTAAATTAGTAAAAGCAGATTGAATGGTGGTCACAGGAATGGAGCCGCTTCGAGTTTTCATAGCCATTATATTGTCTCTGAAGA encodes:
- the LOC126864597 gene encoding outer dynein arm-docking complex subunit 3-like, whose protein sequence is MMQIKANIARMKYRSMCSDLKQKSVLYASSLKSLEDEIKEQENETKRLEKAKEEAITLKDNMQETLIKEEIEVTNCSKERHAVLEEYRQRVLERKTELERLEKMIFHSRPRDDFDTRGESHVQHAEDITKDEVTRLEETFAKLRSATGVSRSEDVVNRFLGQRATKDNLQKMRLATEQEKMALEKQRLQLIDEMEMRKFSETKDAEQNAEETEKLNRRIDQQRSRRLKADARRQKMEDLLQAITMTLRNVCDKFRVSNYSILS